A single window of Castor canadensis chromosome 3, mCasCan1.hap1v2, whole genome shotgun sequence DNA harbors:
- the Znf572 gene encoding zinc finger protein 572 isoform X1 — translation MEQGKEQLLPDSDGFTKKENFKSSFTYESKNNLGALQHNNPEADELKGRALKWCKGRGLQHSKHEDTKQVPMIRSVEDEIWCHNSCENEGESEIWRNSTGKEEEKPHHREWDPGEHDSDSVQLNSSFGDKPYKCPKCWKSFGNSSHLRTHQRSHSGEKPYKCSECEKCFCNSSHLIQHLRTHTGEKPYQCADCGKSFSNTSHLIIHERTHTGEKPYKCPECGRSFSSSSHLIQHHRSHTGEKPYECSVCGKGFSHSYVLVEHQRTHTGEKPYRCPDCGKSFTQSSSLIRHQRTHTGEKPYKCHECGKSFGCNSTLIKHQRIHTGEKPYHCPECGKNFSRSSNLVTHQKTHTGEKSERNSKYEESLHQSCNVIEKYRVQAGEKPYKCYVCGKSFGLSSHLIRHQRTHTGEKPYRCSKCWKTFSQSSTLAIHQRTHTGERPYKCPECGECFSQSFNLIRHQRTHIGEKPYKCASCEKCFSRNAYLSQHQKTHIEESSEVPEVVRFPHKWAWKSCSGEMAIIPSLSISNSSS, via the exons ATGGAACAAGGGAAAGAACAGTTGCTCCCAGATTCTGATGGCttcacaaagaaggaaaattttaaaagctcCTTTACAT aTGAAAGTAAGAATAATTTGGGAGCTCTTCAGCACAATAATCCTGAGGCAGATGAGCTTAAAGGGAGAGCTCTAAAATGGTGTAAAGGACGTGGTCTACAGCATTCTAAGCATGAGGACACCAAACAAGTGCCAATGATAAGGTCTGTAGAAGATGAAATTTGGTGTCACAATTCCTGTGAGAATGAGGGCGAGTCAGAGATTTGGAGAAATTCTacagggaaagaagaggaaaaacccCACCACAGGGAATGGGATCCAGGAGAACATGACAGTGATTCTGTCCAGTTGAATTCATCCTTTGGAGATAAACCCTACAAATGTCCTAAATGTTGGAAAAGTTTCGGTAATAGTTCTCATTTGCGTACTCACCAGAGAAGTCACTCAGGAGAAAAGCCTTATAAATGCTCTGAGTGTGAGAAATGCTTTTGTAACAGTTCTCACCTGATTCAGCATctaagaacacacacaggagagaagCCCTACCAGTGTGCTGACTGTGGGAAAAGCTTCAGCAATACTTCCCATCTTATTATCCATGAGAGgactcacacaggagagaaaccctataaGTGTCCTGAGTGTGGAAGGAGTTTCAGTAGCAGCTCTCACCTTATTCAGCATCACCGTTCACATACAGGTGAAAAACCGTATGAGTGTTCTGTTTGTGGAAAAGGCTTCAGTCACAGCTATGTTCTAGTAGAACATCAGAGAacccacactggagaaaaaccctatagATGCCCAGATTGTGGAAAGAGTTTTACTCAGAGTTCCAGCCTGATTCGTCACCAGCGGACACACACAGGTGAGAAGCCATACAAATGTCATGAGTGTGGAAAAAGCTTTGGTTGTAATTCTACTCTAATAAAGCATCAGAGAATACATACAGGAGAAAAACCCTATCACTGTCCAGAATGTGGGAAGAATTTTAGTCGGAGTTCAAACCTTGTAACACAccaaaaaacacacacaggagagaaatctGAAAGAAATTCTAAATATGAAGAAAGTTTGCATCAAAGCTGCAATGTGATAGAAAAATATAGAGTTCAAGCAGGAGAGAAACCATATAAATGCTATGTATGTGGGAAGAGCTTTGGTCTTAGCTCCCACCTCATTAGACATCAGAGAACACATACAGGTGAAAAGCCTTACCGATGTTCTAAGTGCTGGAAAACCTTCAGTCAGAGCTCCACCCTGGCAATTCACCAAAGGACACACACAGGAGAGAGACCTTATAAATGCCCCGAGTGTGGTGAGTGCTTCAGTCAGAGCTTTAACCTTATCAGGCACCAGAGGACCCACATAGGAGAAAAGCCTTACAAATGTGCCAGCTGTGAGAAATGCTTCAGCAGAAATGCCTACCTCAGTCAGCATCAGAAAACTCACATAGAAGAGTCTTCAGAAGTTCCTGAAGTGGTGAGGTTTCCTCATAAATGGGCTTGGAAAAGCTGTTCAGGGGAAATGGCCATCATCCCTTCATTGTCAATCTCAAATTCATCTTCCTGA
- the Znf572 gene encoding zinc finger protein 572 isoform X2 — MIRSVEDEIWCHNSCENEGESEIWRNSTGKEEEKPHHREWDPGEHDSDSVQLNSSFGDKPYKCPKCWKSFGNSSHLRTHQRSHSGEKPYKCSECEKCFCNSSHLIQHLRTHTGEKPYQCADCGKSFSNTSHLIIHERTHTGEKPYKCPECGRSFSSSSHLIQHHRSHTGEKPYECSVCGKGFSHSYVLVEHQRTHTGEKPYRCPDCGKSFTQSSSLIRHQRTHTGEKPYKCHECGKSFGCNSTLIKHQRIHTGEKPYHCPECGKNFSRSSNLVTHQKTHTGEKSERNSKYEESLHQSCNVIEKYRVQAGEKPYKCYVCGKSFGLSSHLIRHQRTHTGEKPYRCSKCWKTFSQSSTLAIHQRTHTGERPYKCPECGECFSQSFNLIRHQRTHIGEKPYKCASCEKCFSRNAYLSQHQKTHIEESSEVPEVVRFPHKWAWKSCSGEMAIIPSLSISNSSS; from the coding sequence ATGATAAGGTCTGTAGAAGATGAAATTTGGTGTCACAATTCCTGTGAGAATGAGGGCGAGTCAGAGATTTGGAGAAATTCTacagggaaagaagaggaaaaacccCACCACAGGGAATGGGATCCAGGAGAACATGACAGTGATTCTGTCCAGTTGAATTCATCCTTTGGAGATAAACCCTACAAATGTCCTAAATGTTGGAAAAGTTTCGGTAATAGTTCTCATTTGCGTACTCACCAGAGAAGTCACTCAGGAGAAAAGCCTTATAAATGCTCTGAGTGTGAGAAATGCTTTTGTAACAGTTCTCACCTGATTCAGCATctaagaacacacacaggagagaagCCCTACCAGTGTGCTGACTGTGGGAAAAGCTTCAGCAATACTTCCCATCTTATTATCCATGAGAGgactcacacaggagagaaaccctataaGTGTCCTGAGTGTGGAAGGAGTTTCAGTAGCAGCTCTCACCTTATTCAGCATCACCGTTCACATACAGGTGAAAAACCGTATGAGTGTTCTGTTTGTGGAAAAGGCTTCAGTCACAGCTATGTTCTAGTAGAACATCAGAGAacccacactggagaaaaaccctatagATGCCCAGATTGTGGAAAGAGTTTTACTCAGAGTTCCAGCCTGATTCGTCACCAGCGGACACACACAGGTGAGAAGCCATACAAATGTCATGAGTGTGGAAAAAGCTTTGGTTGTAATTCTACTCTAATAAAGCATCAGAGAATACATACAGGAGAAAAACCCTATCACTGTCCAGAATGTGGGAAGAATTTTAGTCGGAGTTCAAACCTTGTAACACAccaaaaaacacacacaggagagaaatctGAAAGAAATTCTAAATATGAAGAAAGTTTGCATCAAAGCTGCAATGTGATAGAAAAATATAGAGTTCAAGCAGGAGAGAAACCATATAAATGCTATGTATGTGGGAAGAGCTTTGGTCTTAGCTCCCACCTCATTAGACATCAGAGAACACATACAGGTGAAAAGCCTTACCGATGTTCTAAGTGCTGGAAAACCTTCAGTCAGAGCTCCACCCTGGCAATTCACCAAAGGACACACACAGGAGAGAGACCTTATAAATGCCCCGAGTGTGGTGAGTGCTTCAGTCAGAGCTTTAACCTTATCAGGCACCAGAGGACCCACATAGGAGAAAAGCCTTACAAATGTGCCAGCTGTGAGAAATGCTTCAGCAGAAATGCCTACCTCAGTCAGCATCAGAAAACTCACATAGAAGAGTCTTCAGAAGTTCCTGAAGTGGTGAGGTTTCCTCATAAATGGGCTTGGAAAAGCTGTTCAGGGGAAATGGCCATCATCCCTTCATTGTCAATCTCAAATTCATCTTCCTGA